The following proteins are co-located in the Echinicola sp. 20G genome:
- a CDS encoding RagB/SusD family nutrient uptake outer membrane protein, with the protein MNIKRYLILLVCFTALASSCTDLLDVKPEDRQSITNAFDDDSELMGFLITIQGEIQYMIQDDPHVPMGAGADRCDNVAYSNLRGLVPETVKISLYSSWKEYYDVIYLSNLILENIDQAESNMTADRINFYKGQAYFAKGWMYLELGRIWGNAIITEGTNNFEAYGNSTDEEVIAEAIKNLEMAYELLGEYGTMKDANNNLLTSKQYGNKGAAAALLAHAYAWQGSMAELYNWESVSAQDAYNTSIEWSTKLISGEASAPYGLSNSIEAMLNENLVGWDPATRLAAQESILEIQNFYQTDNSGGYADPLLEKYTTWPVDLNASTSYINQSRVAFKYESSTIQAMYPGADERREAYFYKVDSMAEKGYQFAYPYKVKEGVFRVVSQTTGRTTMTGLNCNEIFIRLAGIYLLRAECYVKVGNAAAATQDLNVIRARAKADLYPAAGDSDLQYAIFREREKELMMERTRYYDVVRNNYFRTEFSEAFANLTDQDIQDGALYLNIGQAAFTNNTLLKQNIYWNRTE; encoded by the coding sequence ATGAACATAAAACGATACTTAATTCTATTGGTTTGCTTTACAGCATTAGCCAGCTCGTGCACTGACTTGCTGGATGTAAAACCTGAGGATCGTCAATCTATAACAAATGCCTTTGATGATGACAGTGAATTGATGGGTTTTCTGATCACCATTCAAGGTGAAATCCAGTATATGATACAAGATGACCCTCACGTACCTATGGGAGCTGGAGCAGACCGATGCGATAATGTGGCCTACAGCAACCTAAGAGGACTCGTACCTGAAACGGTCAAAATATCGCTTTACTCAAGCTGGAAAGAATATTACGATGTCATCTACCTTTCTAACTTGATCTTGGAAAACATTGATCAAGCAGAAAGTAATATGACTGCTGACAGAATCAATTTCTACAAAGGACAAGCCTACTTTGCGAAAGGTTGGATGTACTTGGAGTTAGGCAGAATCTGGGGAAATGCCATCATCACCGAAGGTACCAATAATTTCGAAGCATATGGAAATAGTACCGATGAAGAAGTAATTGCAGAAGCCATCAAAAACTTAGAAATGGCCTATGAGCTATTGGGAGAATATGGCACTATGAAAGATGCCAATAATAACCTTTTGACCTCTAAGCAATATGGAAACAAAGGAGCAGCAGCTGCTCTTTTGGCTCATGCTTATGCGTGGCAAGGTAGTATGGCTGAGTTATACAATTGGGAATCTGTTTCTGCACAGGATGCTTACAATACTTCTATTGAATGGAGCACCAAACTGATCTCAGGCGAAGCTTCAGCTCCTTATGGCTTATCCAACAGCATTGAGGCAATGCTTAATGAAAACCTTGTCGGTTGGGATCCCGCTACTAGATTGGCAGCTCAAGAAAGTATTTTAGAGATTCAGAATTTCTATCAAACAGATAATTCTGGCGGATATGCAGATCCATTATTGGAAAAATACACAACATGGCCTGTAGACCTTAACGCATCCACTTCATACATCAACCAAAGCCGAGTGGCTTTTAAATATGAATCCTCTACAATTCAAGCGATGTATCCGGGAGCAGATGAAAGAAGAGAAGCTTACTTCTACAAAGTAGATTCTATGGCTGAAAAAGGATACCAATTTGCATACCCTTATAAAGTTAAAGAAGGTGTTTTCAGAGTGGTCAGTCAGACTACAGGCAGAACTACTATGACTGGTCTAAACTGTAACGAAATATTTATCAGGTTAGCTGGAATCTACTTATTGAGAGCCGAGTGTTATGTAAAAGTAGGAAATGCTGCAGCTGCCACTCAAGATTTAAATGTAATTCGTGCCAGAGCTAAGGCTGATTTGTATCCTGCTGCCGGAGATTCTGATTTACAGTATGCCATCTTTAGAGAAAGAGAAAAGGAATTGATGATGGAAAGAACCAGGTATTATGATGTAGTTCGAAACAACTATTTCCGTACTGAATTTTCTGAAGCTTTTGCTAACCTGACAGACCAGGACATCCAAGATGGTGCACTTTACCTTAACATCGGTCAAGCAGCATTTACTAACAATACCTTGTTGAAACAAAACATCTACTGGAACAGAACTGAATAG
- the aceK gene encoding bifunctional isocitrate dehydrogenase kinase/phosphatase, with translation MNSIVKPVVVSEIIAAYIKYITAFHKHTKRAPEYFKARDWDGVQLNHRQRLRLYKDCVNEVVDTCKEKYGDFLEDRVFWMEVKQSFSNEINQRTDKELAESFYNSVIRKAVAHLSIDEELMFVIEGYDSCEIHPQEPLFYNYPPHWGVQKIIRKILEDFDFQAPYYQKEKDVQFLVRSIREVILTRYKVDENTTTQVLKQVFYRNKAAYLIGRTFLGRKWMPFIIPFMHGPQGVFVDTLIFDPNLMSAIFSYTRSYFMVETEIPSQIVAFLNSVITHKKVFELYNAIGFNKHGKTEFYRDYLNHLKTSDDQFVVAPGIKGMVMTVFTLPSYNMVFKVIKDNFDPPKNMTRQEVKEKYRLVSLHDRVGRMADTHEFEYFQIPLERVHPDLIKELRNTVNSLVEIKEDMLIIKHLYTEKRLTPLNMYLETCTLEDAKIVVEEYGNAILQLAKANIFPGDMMTKNFGVTRQKRVIFYDYDEIEFLTRMNFREKPKPVTFAQIYASEPWYDIAKNDVFTEDFRRFMIGRVDVKPHFLEFHELLFDPNHWKEIQKRIEQGELIHAFPYPEYMRFRPDEEV, from the coding sequence ATGAATTCAATTGTAAAACCTGTTGTCGTTTCTGAAATTATAGCAGCTTACATAAAGTATATCACGGCTTTTCATAAACACACCAAAAGGGCTCCCGAATACTTTAAAGCAAGAGATTGGGATGGAGTGCAGTTGAATCACAGACAGCGATTAAGATTGTATAAAGATTGTGTCAATGAGGTAGTTGATACTTGTAAGGAAAAATATGGGGATTTTTTAGAAGACAGGGTTTTTTGGATGGAAGTCAAACAATCTTTTTCAAATGAAATAAACCAAAGAACTGACAAAGAATTGGCTGAGTCATTTTATAATTCTGTCATTAGAAAAGCAGTAGCCCATCTGTCCATAGATGAAGAGTTGATGTTTGTGATCGAAGGCTATGATTCATGTGAAATTCACCCTCAGGAACCTTTGTTTTATAATTATCCACCACATTGGGGAGTTCAAAAAATTATTAGGAAAATTTTGGAGGATTTTGATTTTCAAGCTCCTTATTATCAAAAAGAAAAGGATGTCCAGTTTTTGGTGAGAAGTATTCGAGAGGTTATCCTTACCAGATACAAAGTGGATGAAAATACCACCACACAAGTTCTCAAGCAGGTGTTTTATCGAAATAAGGCAGCCTATTTAATAGGAAGGACTTTTTTAGGTAGAAAGTGGATGCCTTTCATCATTCCGTTTATGCATGGTCCACAGGGTGTTTTTGTGGATACATTGATTTTTGACCCTAATTTAATGAGTGCTATTTTTAGTTATACCAGATCATATTTTATGGTTGAAACAGAGATTCCCTCACAGATCGTGGCTTTTTTGAACTCTGTTATTACCCACAAAAAGGTATTTGAATTGTACAATGCCATTGGTTTTAACAAACATGGCAAGACGGAATTTTACCGTGATTATCTCAATCATCTCAAAACCAGCGATGACCAGTTTGTGGTAGCGCCAGGTATCAAGGGAATGGTAATGACTGTATTTACCTTGCCTTCATATAATATGGTTTTCAAAGTGATCAAGGATAATTTTGATCCTCCCAAAAACATGACCAGGCAAGAAGTCAAGGAAAAGTACAGGCTTGTTTCGCTCCATGACAGGGTAGGGAGAATGGCGGATACGCATGAGTTTGAATATTTTCAAATACCATTGGAAAGGGTTCACCCGGATTTGATCAAGGAATTGAGAAATACGGTCAACTCGTTGGTTGAAATTAAAGAGGATATGCTTATCATCAAGCACCTTTATACAGAAAAAAGGCTTACTCCATTGAATATGTATTTGGAGACATGCACTTTGGAGGACGCTAAAATAGTGGTTGAAGAATATGGAAATGCCATTCTACAATTGGCCAAAGCCAATATTTTTCCGGGAGACATGATGACCAAGAACTTTGGTGTTACCAGGCAAAAACGGGTAATTTTTTATGATTATGATGAAATAGAGTTCCTCACTCGAATGAACTTTAGGGAAAAGCCCAAACCAGTAACTTTTGCCCAGATTTATGCTTCGGAACCTTGGTATGACATTGCCAAGAATGACGTGTTTACAGAAGATTTTAGAAGGTTTATGATTGGAAGGGTTGACGTAAAACCACATTTTTTGGAATTCCATGAATTACTTTTTGACCCAAATCACTGGAAGGAAATCCAAAAGCGCATCGAACAAGGAGAACTGATTCATGCATTTCCATATCCAGAATACATGCGTTTCAGACCAGATGAAGAAGTTTAA
- a CDS encoding DUF4136 domain-containing protein, with amino-acid sequence MKKAHLCILLTLFLSTACFSSKDFVAEYDYDYRGNFKKYKTFAFMEDTGTDSVKHIPIIDKTIISRLNSQGFRHQIDKPDILIYYKLFVNQIRYRGYVQPEFDNWLASRGLEILKEEEEKEKRGEEEDVDNPEDREKGEDYDNIKYYENDGMLIIYVIDYKKNKTIWQGYTSATFDVNSPSINLDLTRATYKVMNQFRLVTNNYSF; translated from the coding sequence ATGAAAAAAGCTCACCTATGCATTTTGTTGACGCTGTTCTTATCTACGGCGTGCTTTTCCTCCAAAGATTTTGTCGCTGAATATGATTATGATTACAGAGGAAATTTTAAAAAATACAAGACTTTTGCCTTTATGGAGGATACTGGTACGGATTCTGTAAAACATATTCCCATTATTGACAAAACCATTATTTCAAGACTTAATTCCCAAGGTTTTAGACATCAGATTGATAAACCTGATATTCTAATTTATTACAAGCTCTTTGTCAACCAGATTAGGTACAGAGGGTATGTTCAGCCAGAGTTTGATAATTGGTTGGCCAGCCGTGGTCTTGAAATTTTGAAAGAAGAAGAAGAAAAAGAAAAAAGAGGTGAGGAGGAAGATGTTGATAATCCAGAAGATCGTGAGAAAGGGGAAGATTATGATAACATCAAATATTATGAGAACGACGGTATGTTGATCATTTATGTAATAGATTACAAAAAGAACAAAACAATTTGGCAAGGATATACTTCCGCTACTTTTGATGTTAACTCGCCGAGTATCAATTTAGACCTTACGAGGGCTACTTACAAAGTCATGAACCAGTTTCGGTTGGTCACCAATAATTATTCTTTTTAG
- a CDS encoding SusC/RagA family TonB-linked outer membrane protein, with protein sequence MKLVLQTSIISRRLLLLVMFLATYLAFSQGVYAQQSNNRIHITGTITDQSGESLPGATVLVKGTLVGISAGPDGNFSIDVPTKPNQQPILVVSFIGFKSKEITLGNQTKLKITLEEDINTLDDVTVIAYGKRSKEELISSVASVKSEDIQDMPAANLENLLQGQMAGVAVTNQSGSPGGTGTIINIRGQNSLMVAGPDGQLINDGSPLYVVDGIPIISETNSKMSTSGLADIDPSTIESVEVLKDASAAALYGSRANNGVILITTKQGKEGKAEISANVSRGFSILPRTPVQTIGKAERDVALLFAKNATAAYFDPATRGYSLPTSYEDSWGKYGTYDYFWGNGRINGLYQPALQDSLNSYYNNSSNWWDYFFRTGKTTNSNVQINGGSELMKYNLALGHYDEEGIMVGTAFERYNFSANLTLTPRKNLTITSFNYFAYTNRGRGSNSSNGSANMVGSPKASSSLLSVNNSIAREQAARIADTEVKNNTYRLRSGLKVNLNIAKGLSFTTTPSVDFSLGKSNIFTPSYLDDRFGMSTAVNQNNSSIVLNWENLLNYFITIDQDHEFEFLAGQGLTRRINETAYGMGRGMASDDIHYVPLLPENSIVVDQNGNQVVTRNFSSTFNETYLLSYFGRIAYNYKKKYLIEASIRTDGSSTFGEGKRWGTFPSVATGWNFSEEPFMDDVWWLNQGKLRGSWGVTGLQFQNPYLAHGTVSDAHSPYFMGQAGLAPDMVSYNNLAWEQATQYDIGLDLDFLDYRLRLVADYYYKYNDGQIYDAPFPGDVYYLSSTWRNTFSTSNQGIELGIQYDVIRDRAFTWNTKLNIAKNTNRFEESYNGNDVDDFILGRPIMGFNVYIQDGYINSVEDLPVYFDSDGSIQNLGSPSSLYPAQVGMKNILDLNSDGRINDLDKTYVGSPIPKMSGGWTNDFKYKNFRLNMLFTYTLGRSIINAVPYSAYTNRRDPYAGILLLDYNDVDFWNQESYEVEGESYSPFFPTPNLGYSPQADVMVNTNIEQVNWIRLKKLNLSYTFDEKLVKKLGITSTRLFFTAENLMLITNYSGLDPEAVPYPGVDQLDNYPLPRVFTAGCTLKF encoded by the coding sequence ATGAAACTAGTTTTACAAACTTCAATAATAAGCCGTCGCTTATTATTGCTAGTGATGTTTCTAGCTACCTATTTGGCATTTAGCCAAGGAGTGTATGCACAACAATCAAACAACAGAATTCACATCACTGGTACCATCACCGACCAATCAGGTGAGTCTCTTCCTGGAGCCACTGTTTTGGTTAAAGGGACTTTAGTCGGCATATCTGCTGGCCCTGATGGAAACTTCTCTATCGATGTACCTACCAAGCCAAATCAACAACCAATATTGGTTGTGTCATTCATTGGTTTCAAATCCAAAGAAATTACCCTAGGTAACCAAACAAAATTAAAAATCACCCTTGAGGAAGACATCAATACCTTGGATGACGTAACCGTTATCGCTTACGGTAAAAGAAGCAAAGAAGAACTAATCAGTTCTGTTGCTTCCGTAAAAAGTGAAGATATCCAAGATATGCCAGCTGCAAACCTCGAAAACTTGCTTCAAGGACAAATGGCAGGTGTGGCTGTTACCAACCAATCTGGTTCACCAGGTGGAACGGGTACAATCATCAACATCCGTGGTCAAAACTCTCTAATGGTGGCTGGACCTGACGGTCAATTGATCAATGATGGTTCTCCTTTATATGTAGTAGATGGTATTCCGATCATTTCTGAAACCAATAGTAAAATGAGCACAAGTGGCTTAGCTGATATTGACCCTTCAACCATCGAATCTGTAGAAGTCCTAAAAGATGCCTCTGCGGCGGCACTTTATGGATCAAGGGCCAACAACGGTGTGATTCTTATCACCACCAAACAAGGTAAAGAAGGCAAGGCGGAAATCTCTGCCAATGTATCTAGGGGCTTCAGTATTTTACCTAGGACTCCTGTTCAGACCATTGGTAAAGCTGAAAGAGATGTAGCATTGCTATTTGCAAAAAATGCCACTGCTGCCTATTTTGACCCAGCTACCAGAGGGTATAGCTTACCTACTTCTTATGAGGACTCTTGGGGAAAATATGGGACTTATGATTATTTCTGGGGAAATGGTCGTATCAATGGACTTTATCAGCCAGCACTTCAGGATAGTTTAAACTCCTATTACAATAATAGCTCCAATTGGTGGGATTACTTCTTTCGAACAGGAAAAACGACCAATTCAAACGTTCAAATCAACGGAGGTTCTGAGCTGATGAAATACAATCTTGCTCTGGGTCATTATGATGAAGAAGGCATCATGGTTGGTACGGCTTTTGAAAGATATAACTTTTCTGCCAACCTGACCTTGACTCCAAGGAAGAACTTGACCATTACCTCTTTCAATTATTTCGCTTACACCAATAGAGGTAGAGGATCAAACAGCAGTAATGGATCTGCCAACATGGTCGGCTCTCCAAAGGCATCATCATCACTACTTTCGGTGAATAACTCAATTGCCCGCGAACAAGCAGCCAGAATTGCTGATACTGAAGTCAAAAACAATACTTATCGATTGCGTTCTGGCTTGAAAGTAAATCTGAATATTGCAAAGGGGCTTTCTTTCACTACTACACCATCAGTGGATTTTTCATTGGGTAAAAGCAATATTTTCACCCCTTCTTACCTAGATGACAGATTTGGAATGTCCACAGCTGTCAATCAAAACAATTCCAGCATTGTGCTTAATTGGGAAAACCTGTTAAACTATTTCATTACAATAGATCAGGATCATGAGTTTGAATTTTTGGCCGGACAAGGCTTAACCAGAAGAATCAATGAAACGGCATATGGTATGGGACGTGGCATGGCCAGTGATGACATCCATTATGTACCACTTCTTCCTGAGAACTCCATTGTCGTTGACCAAAATGGCAACCAAGTAGTAACACGAAACTTCTCTTCTACTTTCAATGAAACCTATTTGTTGAGTTATTTTGGCAGAATAGCCTACAACTACAAGAAGAAGTACCTAATCGAAGCTTCCATCAGAACAGACGGATCCAGTACCTTCGGTGAAGGCAAGCGTTGGGGAACTTTTCCTTCAGTAGCCACCGGTTGGAATTTTTCGGAGGAACCATTTATGGATGATGTATGGTGGTTGAATCAAGGAAAATTGCGTGGATCTTGGGGGGTTACTGGACTACAGTTCCAAAACCCTTACTTGGCCCATGGTACTGTTTCGGATGCCCATTCACCTTACTTTATGGGACAAGCAGGCCTTGCACCTGACATGGTTTCTTATAACAACCTTGCTTGGGAACAAGCCACTCAATATGACATTGGTTTGGACTTAGACTTTCTTGATTACAGACTACGTCTTGTTGCGGACTATTATTACAAATATAACGACGGCCAAATCTATGATGCTCCATTCCCAGGCGATGTATACTACCTCTCTTCTACATGGAGAAACACCTTCTCTACTTCCAACCAGGGGATCGAGTTGGGAATCCAATATGATGTGATCAGAGATAGGGCATTCACATGGAATACAAAACTCAACATCGCCAAAAACACCAACAGGTTTGAGGAAAGCTATAATGGCAATGATGTAGATGATTTCATCTTAGGTCGTCCCATCATGGGCTTTAATGTCTATATCCAAGATGGATACATCAATTCTGTGGAAGATCTACCAGTTTATTTTGATTCAGATGGATCTATCCAAAATTTAGGTTCTCCTAGCAGTCTTTATCCTGCCCAAGTTGGGATGAAAAATATCCTTGACCTGAACTCTGATGGCCGAATCAATGATTTGGACAAAACTTATGTAGGTAGTCCTATTCCAAAAATGAGTGGCGGATGGACCAATGATTTCAAGTATAAAAACTTCCGATTGAATATGTTGTTCACGTATACTTTAGGTAGATCGATTATCAATGCCGTCCCATATTCTGCTTACACCAATAGAAGGGACCCATATGCAGGAATATTACTTCTAGATTATAATGATGTGGACTTCTGGAACCAGGAATCCTATGAAGTTGAAGGCGAAAGCTATTCTCCATTCTTCCCGACTCCAAACCTTGGCTATTCTCCTCAAGCTGATGTGATGGTCAATACCAACATTGAGCAAGTCAATTGGATCAGATTAAAGAAACTGAACTTGTCTTACACATTTGACGAAAAACTTGTAAAGAAACTAGGAATTACTTCAACGAGACTATTCTTCACTGCTGAGAACTTGATGTTAATCACCAACTATTCAGGATTGGACCCAGAAGCTGTTCCTTACCCAGGCGTGGATCAACTTGATAATTATCCACTTCCAAGGGTATTCACTGCAGGTTGTACGCTAAAATTCTAA